The DNA segment AGCTGAGTAAAATGTGCCAACCATTGGCGAGTTTAGTGTATTTTTAGCCGTTGTGGCTGGTTTTTCATTAACAACTTGAACATTTATAGCTTGTGGTGCAGGTGCTGGAGTGGCTACTGGCGCAGGCGCAGGGAGATCACAACAATCAGCATATTTCTCAAGCTCTAGCTCAAAATCGCCCTCTTTTATGCGAATTCTATTTATGTCTTTTGTTTCAAAAAGCTCTATTAACTGCTTTATATCCTCTTTTTTCATACAAACTCCTATGCGTGATTTAAACTAGTGATTTTAGCAAAAAATATCAAATATAAAGCTAAATTTACAAATTTAGCCCCAAATTTTGGGGCTAATGGTTAATTATAATTTTACTCTTTTACATATCCGTCTTTTGCAAATGCTTGCATAAAGCGTAAAATTCTATCCTTTTCATCATCGCTAATTTTTGCAAATGTCTGCATAGCTCCTATGTATGCCTCCCACTCACTCATTAAATGCTCTTTTGGCTTGTGAGCAGCGTGGCAAGATGAACAGGAGTCATAGTAAAACATCTCAACCTCCTCCCAAGCTTCTATCTCGTTTTCGCCAAGTTTTTTTGAAGATATTAAAAACTCTGCTTCATTTGTAGCAGTTTTGTTTAGCTTATAAAAAACCACGAGTGGGTCTTTTTTGTAAGCTACGATTTTATTATCAGTGTTTGCAACTTCGCCACTTATCTTAACCAGCGAAAACTCACAATCTTTTTTAATAAGCTTAACAGGTGAGCCTTCATAAATCTCGCCTACAACAGCCTTTGTTTTTGGATCAATTAGATCAGCCTTTATATCATTTACAAACAAATCTTGCGAAAAAAGAAGGCTAGATAAACTAGCCAATATTAGAAATTTTTTCAATTATGCTCCTTTTACTTTTGGTGCTTTTATGCCTTGATATGGTGCAACTTCAACCTTTTTTATTGTCGCTAAGCACGTATTTACAGATGTTGCTTGTGCCATTTTTGATGTTGGGCGTGAGCTTGTTAGGATGTTTATATGACCTGCATTACAACGTGGTTTTTCATCATCTATATTTTCAGGATCATACCAAGCACCCTCTTCAACACTAATAACACTCTTCATAATGTCTTTTGAAACGACAGCGCCGCATAAAATCGCACCTCTATCATTTGAAATTTCAACGACATCGCCATCTTTTATGCCGTAATTTTTTGCATCTTCATCATTTATAAGCACTGGCTCTCTGTTTGCTACCTTATAAGCCTTTCTTACAAAAGAGTTATCAAGCTGAGAGTGAATTCTTAGCTTTGGATGTGGACTTAATACATGAAGTGGATATTTTGCTGTCTCTTTTTCATTACCTAACCACTCAGCTGGTTCAAACCACATTGGATGACCTTTAAAATCATCAAGCCCAAATGACGCAAATTTATCTGAGAAAATTTGAATTTTGCCAGTTTCTGTGGCTAATTTATTTGCAACTGGATCGGCTCTAAATGCAGCGTGGCGGACAAATTTATAAGCCTGCGCTGGTGGTGCAAAGTGTATAAATCCTTTCTCCCAAAACTCATCAAAGCTCATAACATTTACGCAGTCGCTCTTTTCGTAAAATCCCTTGATGATATCCATCTTTTCTTTGCCTTGTGTGAAGCGTCTATACTCTTTTTCGCCACTCATCTTTGCCATATCAGCAAAAATATCATAGTCGTTTCTAGCTTCAAATAGTGGCTCAATAACCTTTTTCATCGCATAAACATAATCTTGTGAGTATGAGCCACCATAGCTTATATCATCACGTTCAAGTGGTGTGGTAGCTGGTAAAACTATATCAGCCATCTTTGCCATAGGAGTCCACCAAGGCTCGTGAACAACAATAGTTTCAAGAGTTCTTAATGCTTTTATTAGCTCGTTTGTGTTTGGATGATGTCCTAAAAGAGTGGCACCTGTCATATAAAGCACCTTAATCTCTGG comes from the Campylobacter mucosalis genome and includes:
- the accB gene encoding acetyl-CoA carboxylase biotin carboxyl carrier protein — translated: MKKEDIKQLIELFETKDINRIRIKEGDFELELEKYADCCDLPAPAPVATPAPAPQAINVQVVNEKPATTAKNTLNSPMVGTFYSAPSPGAAPFVKVGQKVRKGEVIGIVEAMKIMNDIEAEFDCQISEILVADGQPVEFGMALFAVEKI
- a CDS encoding c-type cytochrome, yielding MKKFLILASLSSLLFSQDLFVNDIKADLIDPKTKAVVGEIYEGSPVKLIKKDCEFSLVKISGEVANTDNKIVAYKKDPLVVFYKLNKTATNEAEFLISSKKLGENEIEAWEEVEMFYYDSCSSCHAAHKPKEHLMSEWEAYIGAMQTFAKISDDEKDRILRFMQAFAKDGYVKE